A single genomic interval of Saccharothrix saharensis harbors:
- a CDS encoding diacylglycerol/lipid kinase family protein, with protein MRALLVVNPQATATTPAGRDVLAHALASDVKLDIVETDYRGHAADAAAQAVVDGYDLVVAHGGDGTVNEVVNGVLREGARPGLPMLGVVPGGSANVFAGALGLPRDPVEATYRLLQAIEHGTSRKVSVGHVAATGAGLDHDRWFTFNAGVGWDADVVAAVEQQRAKGRQASPALYARTALTSYFTQRRQPPTLTVHIPDEPPFEDVRLAFISNTDPWTYLGDKAIRLNPSTSFDGGLGLFALHGMGLPTVLRYVAHLLATDGNPKGGNLLRRDDVEFVRVTSPEAVNLQVDGDLLGACTEVEFTGVPGALTVAV; from the coding sequence GTGCGCGCACTTCTGGTGGTCAACCCGCAGGCAACGGCAACCACGCCTGCCGGTCGGGACGTGCTCGCGCACGCACTGGCCAGCGATGTGAAGCTCGACATCGTCGAGACGGACTACCGCGGCCACGCGGCGGACGCCGCCGCGCAGGCCGTCGTGGACGGCTACGACCTGGTCGTGGCCCACGGCGGCGACGGCACGGTGAACGAGGTGGTCAACGGCGTGCTGCGCGAGGGCGCGCGGCCCGGCCTGCCCATGCTCGGCGTCGTGCCCGGCGGGTCGGCGAACGTGTTCGCGGGCGCGCTCGGCCTGCCCCGCGACCCCGTCGAGGCGACCTACCGGCTGCTGCAGGCCATCGAGCACGGCACCAGCCGCAAGGTCAGCGTCGGTCACGTCGCGGCCACCGGCGCGGGGCTCGACCACGACCGCTGGTTCACCTTCAACGCGGGCGTCGGCTGGGACGCCGACGTGGTCGCGGCCGTGGAGCAGCAACGCGCGAAGGGCCGCCAGGCGTCACCCGCCCTCTACGCGCGCACCGCGCTGACCAGCTACTTCACCCAGCGGAGGCAGCCGCCGACGCTCACCGTGCACATCCCGGACGAGCCGCCGTTCGAGGACGTCCGGCTGGCGTTCATCTCCAACACCGACCCGTGGACCTACCTCGGCGACAAGGCGATCCGGCTCAACCCGAGCACGTCGTTCGACGGCGGTCTCGGCCTGTTCGCGCTGCACGGGATGGGATTGCCCACGGTTCTTCGCTATGTCGCGCATCTCTTGGCCACGGATGGGAACCCCAAAGGCGGGAACCTGCTCCGGCGCGACGACGTCGAGTTCGTCCGGGTGACGAGTCCGGAAGCCGTCAACCTGCAGGTGGACGGCGACTTGCTCGGCGCGTGCACCGAGGTGGAGTTCACCGGCGTGCCGGGCGCGCTGACGGTCGCCGTGTGA
- a CDS encoding S1 family peptidase gives MRLNRALSAVVGATTALLSAFALTTLAPTASAQDTGGVQPYIIGGGTATDAPWAARLFRNGQQNCSATIIAPTWVLTAQHCVASSGTYTFRIGSLDQTSGGTMATATQIIQHPSVDLALARLDRSVAATYAPLGTTTAVQVGQTVQLYGWGATCTNQPEINCQARYLKYANTRVTSVNGRDYRGGIAISVSRIDGIAAGGDSGGPMFATSPVDGRRYQVGVASTSDRSSRSNYTAVTRYRDWIRSYAGV, from the coding sequence ATGCGACTCAATCGCGCCCTGTCCGCGGTGGTCGGAGCCACTACCGCACTGCTGTCCGCGTTCGCGCTGACCACGCTCGCGCCGACCGCGTCGGCCCAGGACACCGGTGGTGTCCAGCCGTACATCATCGGCGGCGGCACGGCGACCGACGCCCCCTGGGCGGCCCGCCTGTTCCGCAACGGCCAGCAGAACTGCTCGGCCACGATCATCGCGCCCACGTGGGTCCTGACCGCCCAGCACTGCGTGGCGAGCTCGGGCACCTACACGTTCCGCATCGGCAGCCTCGACCAGACCAGCGGCGGCACCATGGCCACCGCCACCCAGATCATCCAGCACCCGTCGGTGGACCTCGCGCTGGCGCGGCTGGACCGGTCGGTCGCGGCCACGTACGCGCCGCTGGGCACCACCACCGCCGTGCAGGTCGGCCAGACCGTGCAGCTCTACGGCTGGGGCGCCACGTGCACCAACCAGCCCGAGATCAACTGCCAGGCCCGCTACCTCAAGTACGCCAACACCCGGGTGACCTCGGTCAACGGGCGTGACTACCGGGGTGGCATCGCGATCTCGGTGAGCCGGATCGACGGCATCGCCGCGGGCGGCGACTCGGGTGGCCCGATGTTCGCCACCAGCCCGGTCGACGGCCGCCGCTACCAGGTCGGCGTGGCCTCCACCAGCGACCGCTCGTCGCGGTCGAACTACACCGCCGTCACCCGCTACCGCGACTGGATCCGCTCCTACGCCGGAGTGTGA
- a CDS encoding SAM-dependent methyltransferase has translation MQNPPRWVSTNGDVERPNVARLYDYYLGGAHNFAVDREFADRSMSEIPTAAMVQHTRSFLRRAVRLCVAQGIRQFLDLGSGIPTAGNVHEVAQRADPTCRVVYVDNEPATVAHSRTMLRDNESAAIAEADIRDVAAVLDAPEVRALLDLSRPVALLMVAILPYLADDDRPAELVGRYRDALPDGSYLVLSHLTADEQPELVRKVVEVAAETDSPIVARSKVDVEAMLDGFDLLEPGLVLATKWRGEGEPETGAEAVTYGAVGVKRSNR, from the coding sequence GTGCAGAACCCCCCGAGGTGGGTGTCGACCAACGGTGATGTCGAGCGCCCCAACGTGGCCCGGCTGTACGACTACTACCTGGGCGGCGCGCACAACTTCGCCGTCGACCGCGAGTTCGCCGACCGCTCCATGAGCGAGATCCCGACCGCCGCGATGGTCCAGCACACCCGCTCGTTCCTGCGCCGGGCCGTGCGGCTGTGCGTGGCGCAGGGCATCCGCCAGTTCCTCGACCTCGGCTCCGGCATCCCGACCGCGGGCAACGTGCACGAGGTCGCGCAGCGGGCCGACCCGACGTGCCGCGTGGTGTACGTGGACAACGAGCCCGCCACCGTCGCGCACAGCCGCACCATGCTGCGCGACAACGAGTCCGCCGCCATCGCCGAGGCCGACATCCGGGACGTGGCGGCCGTGCTGGACGCGCCCGAGGTCCGCGCCCTGCTCGACCTGAGCCGGCCGGTCGCGCTGCTGATGGTGGCGATCCTGCCGTACCTGGCCGACGACGACCGCCCGGCCGAGTTGGTCGGCCGCTACCGCGACGCGCTGCCCGACGGCAGCTACCTGGTGCTCAGCCACCTGACCGCGGACGAGCAGCCGGAGCTGGTGCGCAAGGTGGTCGAGGTGGCCGCGGAGACCGACTCGCCGATCGTGGCGCGGTCCAAGGTCGACGTCGAGGCGATGCTCGACGGGTTCGACCTGCTCGAGCCGGGGCTGGTGCTGGCGACGAAGTGGCGTGGCGAGGGCGAGCCGGAGACCGGGGCGGAGGCCGTGACCTACGGCGCGGTCGGCGTGAAGCGGTCGAACCGCTGA
- a CDS encoding MarR family transcriptional regulator, which produces MDGRDFGRELSTAVVAFHEAVGARLGVTAVDQRALALIAGKGPLTAGELAKEINLTPGAVTGVADRLERAGLVRREPDPGDRRRVVITAIPGAFGRVFAGLSAAMDELSARYTPEEQQVIGDWVVRTIAVLKEQTRLLNGPPGRA; this is translated from the coding sequence ATGGACGGACGGGACTTCGGGCGTGAGCTGAGCACGGCGGTGGTCGCGTTCCACGAGGCGGTGGGCGCGCGGCTGGGCGTGACGGCCGTGGACCAGCGCGCGCTCGCCCTCATCGCCGGCAAGGGCCCGCTCACGGCGGGCGAGCTGGCCAAGGAGATCAACCTGACGCCCGGCGCCGTCACCGGCGTCGCGGACCGCCTCGAACGGGCGGGCCTGGTGCGGCGCGAACCCGACCCCGGCGACCGCAGGCGCGTGGTCATCACCGCCATCCCCGGCGCGTTCGGCCGGGTGTTCGCCGGCCTGAGCGCGGCCATGGACGAGCTGAGCGCGCGCTACACCCCGGAGGAGCAGCAGGTCATCGGCGACTGGGTGGTCCGCACGATCGCCGTGCTCAAGGAGCAGACCCGGCTGCTCAACGGGCCGCCCGGTCGCGCGTGA
- a CDS encoding GNAT family N-acetyltransferase, translating into MTDPRIRRVRPEDVPAVVGLVEELAEYERARHECRLTAEQLHDALFRPSPALFGHVAEVDGRVVGMALWFLNFSTWRGTHGIYLEDLYVQPAQRKSGLGRALLKALADECAARGYARLEWWVLDWNAPAIGFYKSLGAVPMDEWTVFRLTDDALTGLARGD; encoded by the coding sequence TTGACTGATCCGCGCATCCGCCGCGTCCGCCCGGAGGACGTGCCCGCCGTCGTCGGTCTGGTCGAGGAGCTGGCCGAGTACGAACGCGCCCGGCACGAGTGCCGGCTGACCGCCGAGCAGCTGCACGACGCGCTGTTCCGCCCCTCGCCCGCCCTGTTCGGCCACGTGGCCGAAGTGGACGGTCGGGTCGTCGGCATGGCCTTGTGGTTCCTCAACTTCTCCACGTGGCGCGGCACGCACGGCATCTACCTGGAGGACCTGTACGTCCAGCCGGCGCAGCGCAAGAGCGGTCTCGGCCGGGCGCTGCTGAAGGCGCTGGCGGACGAGTGCGCGGCCCGCGGCTACGCGCGGTTGGAGTGGTGGGTGCTCGACTGGAACGCCCCCGCGATCGGCTTCTACAAGTCGCTGGGCGCGGTCCCGATGGACGAGTGGACCGTCTTCCGCCTCACCGACGACGCGCTCACCGGACTGGCACGGGGCGACTGA
- a CDS encoding histidine phosphatase family protein: MTSHVYLLRHGQTEWSESGRHTGATDVPLTDAGVQQARRAGAVLARLRATDRPAALVLSSPRQRAWRTAELAGLHDAERTEDLAEWDYGAYEGLTTPQIRETDPGWTVWTHAVPDGETHDQVHARATKVLERVRQALAGGDVVLVGHGHFSRVLIATWLGLPPSEGVHFGLDPAGTTVLGDERGDPQVRRLNVPAWEVDVD; encoded by the coding sequence GTGACCTCACACGTCTACCTGCTCCGGCACGGGCAAACCGAGTGGTCCGAGAGCGGGCGGCACACCGGCGCGACCGACGTGCCCCTGACCGACGCCGGGGTGCAGCAGGCCCGGCGGGCGGGTGCGGTGCTGGCGCGGTTGCGGGCCACGGACCGGCCGGCGGCGCTGGTGCTGTCGAGCCCGCGGCAGCGCGCCTGGCGCACGGCCGAGCTGGCCGGGCTGCACGACGCCGAGCGCACCGAGGACCTCGCCGAGTGGGACTACGGCGCCTACGAGGGCCTGACGACGCCGCAGATCCGGGAGACCGACCCGGGCTGGACCGTCTGGACCCACGCCGTGCCCGACGGTGAGACGCACGACCAGGTGCACGCGCGCGCCACCAAGGTGCTGGAGCGGGTCCGGCAGGCGTTGGCCGGCGGTGACGTGGTGCTGGTCGGGCACGGGCACTTCAGCCGCGTGCTCATCGCCACCTGGCTCGGCCTGCCGCCGAGCGAGGGTGTCCACTTCGGACTGGACCCGGCCGGCACGACGGTGCTCGGCGACGAGCGCGGCGACCCGCAGGTGCGCCGGTTGAACGTGCCCGCCTGGGAGGTCGACGTTGACTGA
- the sodN gene encoding superoxide dismutase, Ni, whose protein sequence is MRLLSRIRSLRRPLLEATAHCDLPCGVYDPAQARIEAESVKAIQEKYQANEDPEFRARAILIKEQRSELVKHHLWVLWTDYFKPPHFEKYPELHDLFNRATKAAGASGAKGSMDPAKGQELLDLIAQIDKIFWETKAAA, encoded by the coding sequence ATGCGACTTCTGTCGCGCATCCGTTCACTCCGCCGCCCGCTCCTGGAGGCCACCGCGCACTGCGACCTCCCGTGCGGTGTTTACGACCCGGCCCAGGCCCGGATCGAGGCCGAGTCGGTCAAGGCGATTCAGGAGAAGTACCAGGCGAACGAGGACCCCGAGTTCCGCGCCCGCGCCATCCTGATCAAGGAGCAGCGCAGCGAGCTCGTCAAGCACCACCTGTGGGTGCTGTGGACCGACTACTTCAAGCCGCCGCACTTCGAGAAGTACCCGGAGCTGCACGACTTGTTCAACCGGGCCACCAAGGCGGCCGGCGCGTCCGGCGCGAAGGGTTCCATGGACCCCGCCAAGGGCCAGGAGCTGCTCGACCTGATCGCCCAGATCGACAAGATCTTCTGGGAGACCAAGGCCGCGGCCTGA
- a CDS encoding S24/S26 family peptidase yields the protein MARPEANPLPLVRVVGPSMVPTLRTGDVVLVRFGKPARPGDLVLVRWAARPGQLSVKRAVRPDGGGWHVEGDNPFASTDSRALGAAEVLGVVRARLWPRPRVLGRSAPGG from the coding sequence TTGGCACGGCCGGAAGCCAACCCGTTGCCGCTGGTTCGGGTGGTCGGACCCTCGATGGTCCCGACCCTGCGGACGGGGGACGTGGTCCTGGTCCGCTTCGGGAAACCGGCACGCCCGGGTGATCTCGTGCTGGTCAGGTGGGCGGCGCGGCCCGGGCAGCTGTCGGTGAAGCGGGCCGTCCGACCCGACGGCGGCGGCTGGCACGTGGAGGGCGACAACCCGTTCGCCTCCACCGACTCGCGCGCGCTGGGCGCGGCCGAGGTGCTGGGGGTGGTGCGCGCGCGGCTCTGGCCGCGGCCGAGGGTGCTGGGGCGGTCGGCCCCGGGGGGCTGA
- a CDS encoding dTDP-4-dehydrorhamnose 3,5-epimerase family protein: protein MQVRELKISGAFEFTPSVFPDDRGLFVAPYQEAVFTAAVGHPLRVAQTNHSESRRGVVRGIHYADTPPGQAKYVHCPRGRMLDVVVDLRVGSPTFGEWDAVELSAGVFNSVYLPEGVGHALMALEDGTVASYLCSEGFNPTAEHAVHPLSMDLPWPAGITPLLSPKDAAAPSFDQARDAGLLPSYDECVAWYSKLSH, encoded by the coding sequence ATGCAGGTGCGTGAGTTGAAAATTTCCGGCGCTTTCGAGTTCACCCCTTCGGTGTTCCCCGATGATCGCGGCTTGTTCGTCGCGCCGTACCAGGAGGCGGTGTTCACGGCGGCCGTGGGGCACCCGCTGAGGGTCGCCCAGACCAACCACAGCGAGTCCAGGCGGGGTGTGGTGCGGGGCATCCACTACGCCGACACGCCGCCGGGGCAGGCGAAGTACGTGCACTGCCCGCGCGGCCGCATGCTGGACGTCGTGGTGGACCTGCGCGTCGGCTCGCCCACGTTCGGCGAGTGGGACGCGGTGGAGCTGTCGGCGGGGGTGTTCAACTCCGTGTACCTGCCCGAGGGGGTGGGGCACGCCCTGATGGCGCTGGAGGACGGCACGGTCGCCTCGTACCTGTGCTCGGAGGGGTTCAACCCGACCGCCGAGCACGCCGTCCACCCGTTGTCGATGGACCTGCCGTGGCCGGCGGGCATCACGCCGCTGCTGTCGCCGAAGGACGCCGCCGCGCCGTCGTTCGACCAGGCGCGGGACGCCGGGCTGCTGCCCTCGTACGACGAGTGCGTGGCCTGGTACTCGAAGCTGAGCCACTGA
- a CDS encoding NAD(P)-dependent malic enzyme, translating into MTAVNDPVTTELSDEEIFRAHEGGKLAVGATASLADPRALSIAYTPGVARVSRAIADDPALAARYTWAHRLVAVVSDGTAVLGLGDIGPSASLPVMEGKAALFKTFGGLDSIPLVLDTTDVDEIVETLVRLRPSFGAVNLEDVAAPRCFELEARLIEALDVPVMHDDQHGTAVVVLAALRGANTVLGKDVANQRAVISGAGAAGVACARILLAAGIGEVTVVDSRGIVHVGRDGLNPVKAELAEVTNASGLRGGIAEALRGADVFVGVSSSKVPEDLIASMADDSIVFALSNPDPEVHPDVARRHAAVVATGRSDFPNQINNVLAFPGIFRGALDAGAKRITEGMKLAAADAIAAVAADDLSADRIVPSALDPRVGPEVAAAVALAAAEDGVA; encoded by the coding sequence GTGACCGCAGTCAACGACCCAGTGACCACCGAATTGAGCGACGAGGAAATCTTCCGCGCACACGAAGGCGGAAAGCTGGCCGTGGGCGCGACCGCGTCGCTGGCCGACCCGCGCGCGCTCTCCATCGCCTACACGCCGGGCGTGGCCCGGGTCAGCCGGGCCATCGCGGACGACCCGGCCCTGGCCGCCAGGTACACCTGGGCGCACCGCCTGGTCGCCGTGGTCAGCGACGGCACCGCCGTGCTCGGCCTGGGCGACATCGGCCCGAGCGCGTCGCTGCCGGTGATGGAGGGCAAGGCCGCGCTGTTCAAGACCTTCGGCGGTCTCGACTCCATCCCGCTGGTGCTGGACACCACGGACGTGGACGAGATCGTGGAGACCCTGGTCCGGCTGCGCCCGTCGTTCGGCGCGGTCAACCTGGAGGACGTCGCCGCGCCGCGCTGCTTCGAGCTGGAGGCCCGGCTCATCGAGGCGCTGGACGTGCCGGTCATGCACGACGACCAGCACGGCACCGCGGTCGTGGTGCTGGCCGCCCTGCGCGGCGCGAACACCGTGCTGGGCAAGGACGTGGCGAACCAGCGCGCGGTCATCTCCGGCGCGGGCGCGGCCGGTGTGGCGTGCGCGAGGATCCTGCTGGCCGCCGGCATCGGCGAGGTCACCGTGGTCGACTCCCGCGGCATCGTGCACGTCGGCCGGGACGGGCTGAACCCGGTGAAGGCGGAGCTGGCCGAGGTCACCAACGCCAGCGGCCTGCGCGGCGGCATCGCCGAGGCGCTGCGCGGCGCGGACGTGTTCGTCGGCGTCTCCTCGTCGAAGGTGCCCGAGGACCTGATCGCGAGCATGGCCGACGACTCGATCGTGTTCGCCCTGTCCAACCCCGACCCCGAGGTGCACCCGGACGTGGCCCGCCGGCACGCCGCCGTCGTCGCCACCGGGCGCAGCGACTTCCCGAACCAGATCAACAACGTCCTCGCGTTCCCCGGCATCTTCCGCGGCGCGCTGGACGCGGGCGCGAAGAGGATCACCGAGGGCATGAAGCTCGCCGCCGCGGACGCCATCGCCGCGGTCGCCGCCGACGACCTCTCGGCGGACCGGATCGTGCCCAGCGCCCTGGACCCGCGGGTCGGCCCGGAAGTGGCCGCGGCCGTGGCCTTGGCAGCGGCCGAAGACGGAGTAGCCTGA